The Methermicoccus shengliensis DSM 18856 nucleotide sequence CTACACTCGAAGCGCGGTTGCTCGGCATTACACCACACCTTCCTGCTTTCAGGGCCGAGAAAGATCATAAACCCGAAGTTATCTTTATTGTAAACTTCTCTAACCACTATACTGTGCTTAAGACACTCTTGCTTTATGGATGAACCTGATTCGGCTCTTATATCCCCTTTTCCCTCAATACTAAAGTCGTACATCCACAGATTTGATAGAGAATGCCAGGTGCCAGAGGGAGTATTCATTGACACTAAGGAATGTACGGTTGCACCCTCTCCAAATCTTTCATCCCTAATTTTCAGGGTTTGATTTTCCACTTCTTCAACCGACAGCACCGTTTTATTGCTCAAGTCTACACTGAATTTGTAAATTTTGCCCCCCAAAATTTTATATCCTTCGCATCCTTCCACCTCTGTATACTGAAATCCTACCCGGTAAAAGTCCTCTACATAGCTATCATTGTAGATTATCTCAAGCATCTTTAAATGCTCTTTTCCATTAACCAATTCTCGTACCTTCTCATCCCCCACAATCACCATATCAGCTTCCATTTGGATGTTTTTCAAGTGTTTTAACTGATTTTCTGGGCTCTCGATCTCAACCGTGTTTTCCTGTGGATGTCCCAGTTCTTTTTCTTCGACGAAGCAAACAACTACTGAAACGAAAAATATAGCAAGTATGAGAGTTAGAAATTTGCTATTCATTTCTTACCCTCTTATTTATCTCACGAAGGGCTCGCCGGATTCCAGGACTCACATCTTTAAAGGATGCAAGATCTGTTCTGAATACTCTAATAGGATGTTTCTTGATTATTACACCTCCATTGGCAACGTATAGTGGTTCTCCTAATTCCAGTAGTTCTTTAACCCTTGCAGGTGATAGACCGAGTTCAGCAGCACGCTCTTTTATCTTATTTGCTGGAATTTCTTCTATACCATATTCCTCCCTCTCAGTCCCTGTCATTCCCTCTGGTGAAGGGGGGCTATTGATAGTAGGCATCCAAGTATGGATTATCCAATATGCATCCCAATTATTTTCCATATTCAGTAGTTCCTTCTGTATTTCAAATTTAATCGTCTGACTTGGTAATACAGATAATCCCAAAACTCCGGCAATACAACCTCTCTCTATACAAAGCTTTGGAATGTATATTCCTTCTTTTTCAGCCTTTTTTATTGCATATTCCCTAACTTTCAGCCATTTTTTGAAGGTGACAGGTTCAAGCTTAAGACTATTGCGTATTGGCTGGTATAAATTCAGGTTAAGCATTCGACATCCAGTCTCAATGCACAAATCTATAATGTGGTCAATGCATTCTAAATTTAGTCTATTTAAAGTGAATCCAATGCTGTGATTTATTCCATTTTCATCCAGCAAATGCAAAGCTTTGACTGTTTTTTGATAGCTTCCTTCTCCACGAATATAATCGTGGACTTCTTCGTTTCCATCAACACTGACCTGAACACCATCCTGTTTTCTGAAAACATGAATATACTTTGGAATCAAAATTCCGTTGGTGCTTAATCTAATATTGCCATTTAACTTCCTCACAAGTTCACAGATTTCTGCAAAGTTTGGATGTAGTAATGGGTCTCCCCCACTAAGAACTATTTCAGTCCTATGCAAAGGCAATCTTGTTTTGAGAAAATCGATACATATATTTTTTATCATGTCAAGGGGCATAACACTGTCTCCCTTCTTCAGATAGCAATGTCCACAATTCAATTGGCAGAAATCTACAATATGTAGGTCAAGGAAGTTCTCTGGTATTATACCGCCCTCTCTGCAAGTTTCTCTTTCACTTGTAATAAAGTTTTTGGTATTCGTAGCAACAAGTGCTATTTAATATTGAGATGATAACATTTATAACCGCAGGCTTCGCATTCCCTCCCATGCCTCCAAGAAATATCCTGCCCTTCACGGCAATCGTAGGGCAGGAAAGGATGAAGCGGGCGCTGGTGCTGAACGCTGTAAACCCCTCGATCGGTGGGGTGCTCATAAGAGGGGAAAAGGGGACTGCAAAGTCGACGGCTGTGCGAGCCCTCGCCGAGCTCCTGCCAGAGATAGAGGTCGTGAAGGGCTGTCCCTTTGGGTGCGACCCGCACGATCCCTCGCTCATGTGTGATGTGTGTCACTCGAAGGTGGAGAGGGGGGAGGTGCTGGAGAGCGTTCGGAGGAGGATGAGGGTCGTGAGTCTTCCGCTCGGTGCCACTGAGGACAGAGTGGTGGGCACGCTGAACATCGAAC carries:
- a CDS encoding radical SAM protein, translated to MALVATNTKNFITSERETCREGGIIPENFLDLHIVDFCQLNCGHCYLKKGDSVMPLDMIKNICIDFLKTRLPLHRTEIVLSGGDPLLHPNFAEICELVRKLNGNIRLSTNGILIPKYIHVFRKQDGVQVSVDGNEEVHDYIRGEGSYQKTVKALHLLDENGINHSIGFTLNRLNLECIDHIIDLCIETGCRMLNLNLYQPIRNSLKLEPVTFKKWLKVREYAIKKAEKEGIYIPKLCIERGCIAGVLGLSVLPSQTIKFEIQKELLNMENNWDAYWIIHTWMPTINSPPSPEGMTGTEREEYGIEEIPANKIKERAAELGLSPARVKELLELGEPLYVANGGVIIKKHPIRVFRTDLASFKDVSPGIRRALREINKRVRNE